A window of Candidatus Methylomirabilota bacterium genomic DNA:
CGGAGCAGGCCATCAAAGACCGATTGGCCGCGATCTACCAGAAGGCAGGCCTTCAGCCGCCGGACTTGGAGTCGGCGCTTACCCAGGCCGGCGCGGACAGCAAAACCGGGATCACAATCTTTCGTCGCCTTGCCGATGAGGCGACAGTCGTAAAAATCAAAGATAATCTCTATCTTCACCACGACCATTACCGCCGCGCGAAAGAGATGCTCCTCAATCACTTTACGCTCCATGCTGCCATTACGGTCCAGCAGTTCAAGGAGCTCCTGGGGGTAAGTCGGAAGTTCGCTATCCCCTTTCTGGAGCATTTCGACAGTGCCAGGTTGACCCGTCGGCATAATGATGAGCGGGTCCTCTACGTGTAGGAGGCCGCAAAGGAGGAAGGCGCATGTTTGGGTTGGGGATTCAAGAACTGCTGGTGATTCTGGTCATTGTGCTGCTCATCTTCGGCGTCAACCGGTTACCGGAGCTCGGCAGCGGCCTGGGCAAGGCAATTCGAGGCTTCAAGGATTCGTTGGCAGGAAAGGATGCCATCGATGTGACGCCGAAGAAAGAGAAAGGCGAGAAAAAGCGATCCGATGAGGGAAAGGCGTAACGCGCTGTACGCGAAGCCGATTGCGCCTTGCCTCAGTCTCGCAGGCTTGCTCCAGCGCCTGTACGGCCCGTCAAGAAGCTACTGACCGTCATGCTTTCACTTGCGTGCTCAGCGGCTCCACGACGCCGATCACCTCCTGAAGTTATTCTGCTGGTGGCCCCGCCCGCTGCGTCCTATATTGCCTACTTGCTCCCTCGCTCGTTGTTGCGTGTTTCGTTCGATCGAATACTTGGTGGCCACCCGCTTGCCTCCTGCCATTCTGTGATGGGCGTTAAGGATGCGAGTGATCTCTAATAGCAGCGGGATATTGCCGTGGGATATCTTGGCGATCTCTCGCGGCAGCGCCTCATGGGCTGTTGCTCAAAACTTCACTCGATAACTGAAGGTCCAGGCAGACTGAGTCGACGGGGAGGGGAGTCATCCGATGAATATCGCCATTGTCGGAACCGGGTATGTGGGTCTTGTCACCGGGGTGTGCTTTGCGGAGTTTGGTTTGCATGTGACTGGCGTGGACACGGATGAGGAGCGCATCGCTCAGTTGGCCAAAGGAGAGGTCCTTATTTATGAGCCGCAGTTGGGCGAAATGCTACGCAGAAATCTGCAGCAAGGTCGTATTCAGTTTACGACCGACACGGCGCGTGCTGTGAGAGAGTCGCTGGTCGTCTTTATCGCCGTGGGAACCCCCTCAAAGGAGGACGGTTCCGCAGACCTCCGCTATGTCGAAGAAGTCGCCCGAACCGTGGCGAGGAACCTGAACGGGTATAAAGTGATCGTGACCAAGAGCACTGTCCCGGTAGGGACCGGACGGAGAATCCAGAGCATTATCCACGAAGAGAATGGAACCGGATCGCAGGGAGTATTCGATATCGCCTCCAACCCTGAATTCCTGCGCGAAGGATCGGCTATTGAGGACTTCTTGCGACCCAACCGAGTCGTCATTGGGGCAGATAGTCCGCAGGCCGTTGCCATCCTCCAGGACCTATATCGGCCCCTGTATCTCATCGAGGTTCCTTTCGTGATTACGACGATCGAGACTGCCGAACTGATCAAGTACGCCTCGAACAGTTTCTTAGCCACAAAAATTACCTTTATGAATGAGATGGCAAACCTTTGTGAGGTACTTGGGGTAGACATTCACGTTGTCGCCAAGGCGATGGGGCTCGATCAGCGGATTGGTCCAAAGTTCCTTCATCCGGGCCCAGGGTTTGGTGGTTCCTGCCTCCCGAAAGACACGTGGGCGCTTGTCAATGTTGCGAGGGAACATGGATGCCGCACCCACTTGGTTGAGACCGTCATTGAGGTGAACGAGCAACAGAAGCTTCGGATGGCGCAGAAGATAATCAGCGCCTTGGGGGCCTCTCCAGATCCCGGCTCTCTGGAGGGAATCACTGTAGGGGTACTCGGCTTGGCTTTCAAACCGAATACAGATGACGTCAGGCAGGCGCCTTCCCTCGCTATTATAGGCGAACTACAGCGGCTGGGAGCTCTGGTGCAGGCCTACGATCCCGCCGC
This region includes:
- the tatA gene encoding twin-arginine translocase TatA/TatE family subunit, which produces MFGLGIQELLVILVIVLLIFGVNRLPELGSGLGKAIRGFKDSLAGKDAIDVTPKKEKGEKKRSDEGKA
- a CDS encoding UDP-glucose/GDP-mannose dehydrogenase family protein; protein product: MNIAIVGTGYVGLVTGVCFAEFGLHVTGVDTDEERIAQLAKGEVLIYEPQLGEMLRRNLQQGRIQFTTDTARAVRESLVVFIAVGTPSKEDGSADLRYVEEVARTVARNLNGYKVIVTKSTVPVGTGRRIQSIIHEENGTGSQGVFDIASNPEFLREGSAIEDFLRPNRVVIGADSPQAVAILQDLYRPLYLIEVPFVITTIETAELIKYASNSFLATKITFMNEMANLCEVLGVDIHVVAKAMGLDQRIGPKFLHPGPGFGGSCLPKDTWALVNVAREHGCRTHLVETVIEVNEQQKLRMAQKIISALGASPDPGSLEGITVGVLGLAFKPNTDDVRQAPSLAIIGELQRLGALVQAYDPAAMEQARRILPAVDYRIDAYSAAEGADVLVLATEWNQFRNLNLEKVKKLMRRPVLVDLRNVYEPERVRMLGFTYCGIGR